In the Streptomyces coeruleoprunus genome, TGAGCGACCTGCACACACGCCATTCCGAGAACCGGGCGTTCATCGACGGCCTGCGTCCCGAATCGCCCGACGACTGGCTGCTCGTCGCCGGCGACGTCGCGGAGACCACCACCGACATCGTCCGGACCATGAGCCTCCTGCGCGACCGTTTCGGCACGGTGATCTGGACGCCGGGCAACCACGAACTGTGGACCACGCCCGCCGACCCCGTCCAACTCCGCGGCGAGGCCCGCTACCAGTACCTCGTCGCCGCCCTCCGCGACCTCGGCGTGATCACCCCCGAGGACCCCTACCCGCACTGGCCCGGACCCGACGGGCCCGTCGTCGTCGCCCCGCTCTTCGTCCTCTACGACTACAGCTTCCGCCGACCCGGCATGCACACCAAGGACGAGGCGCTGAAGGCCGCCCACGACGCGGGCGTGGTGTGCACCGACGAGTTCGTCCTGCACCCCGACCCGTACCCCAGCCGCGACGCGTGGTGCCGGGCCCGCGTCGAGTACACCCGCGCCCGCCTCGACGCCATCGACCCCACCCTCCCCACCGTCCTCGTCAACCACTTCCCGCTCGTCCGCGAACCCACCCGCATCCTGCGCTGGCCGGACTTCGCCCTGTGGTGCGGCACGGAGGCCACCGCCGACTGGCACACCCGCTACCGCTCCGCCGCCGTCGTCCACGGCCATCTGCACATCCCGCGCACGGTCGTCGTCGACGGCGTACCGCACCACGAGGTGTCCCTCGGCTATCCGCGCGAGTGGACCCGGCGCGCCCAGGAACCTGTCGGACTGCACCGGATCCTGCCCGGCGGCCGTCCCGCGCCGACCGCCTCGACACCCTGAGCGATCCACAGGCGATCGAAGAGAAAAACCCGAGGCCGGTGTGGGTAAGGTGGCTCCCGGAGGTGGAGCCCTGTGCCCAACGAGCAAGAAACACTCTTCAGTGCCGTCGACGCACTGCTGGAACAGGTCGCCCAGGACCCGCTCCCGCCCCCCGCCGAGCGCAAGCGCCTCCGCGAGGCCGCCGGACTGACCCAGGACCAGGTCGCCAAGGTGCTCAACACGCGGCGCGAGTCCATCGGCAACTGGGAGTCCGGGCGCAGCGAACCCCGGCCCCCGAAGCGGGCCGCCTACGCCCGGCTGCTCGACGGACTCGCCGACCGCTTCCCGCCGGAACCGGAACCGGAGCCGGAGCCGGAACCGGAACCGGCTGCTCAGGCGGAACCCGAACCGGCTCCTCAGCCGGAGCCGCAGCTGGCATCGGGCCTCCGACCGGAGCCGGAGCCGCAGTCGAAGCCACAACCCGAGCCGGAGCCCCATGCGGCCGTGCCCCCCGCCGCGCCACCGGCTCCCGCCGCGGCCGACGTACCGCCCCCGGCCGAGCCTCACGTACCACCCCAGGCCACAGCTCCAGTGGCCGCGCCCGCGCGCACCCGTGCACCCGCCGCCCGACGCCCGGCGGCGTCCGCACCTTCCCCCGAGACGTCCGCCGACGACGGGTTCGCGAACGGGCCCCTCGGCGTCCTGGACGGTGACGGGGCGCTCTACTGCACGGGCGGCCTCGTCCTGGACTGCCCGGCCCGTACGATCCCGGCGCTCGCCGAGTGGACCCTCGCCGAGTCCCGGCTCGGCGCGCCCCGGCTCCACCCGTGGGGCAAGGACGCCGACCCCCTCATCGTGCTGACCGCCGCGGCGGCCGAACGGCTCGGGCTGCCCCCCGTCCTGGAGGACCGCCGAGGCCTGCGGCTGCCGGAGAACCACAAGGCCGTACGGCAGGTCACCCGCGCCGGATGGCGGCTGACCCGGCGCGGATTCGGCCCCTGGGCACGCATCTACCGCCCCGCCGACGGCGGCCGGCGGCAGTGCGTACAGCTCGCCGTCCTGCCGTGGGGCGCGCTCGACTCCCGTTCGTGGGGGGACGCCGCCGACCTGGAGCCGGCCGAGCTGGCGCGCGTCCTGGGTGTCTACGCGACCAGGGTGATCACGCCCCGGGGCTCGACCGCCGTGTGCGGCCTGGAGGCGATGACCGCGCTGCGCCCGCCCACGCGCGCGGTGCGGGACGAACAGACCGGCGCCTGGGTGTCGGGCCCGGTGCCGGGCTCCCTCACGCACCCCGTGGACCCCGCCCCGCCGGAGGCCCCCGCCGAACACCCCGCGGTCGCCGCCCTGTACCCGCGGGGCCACCAGCGGACGCCCGCCGAGGTGCTGGAAGAGGAGGCGTACGACTGGATCCGTGACCCGCAGCTGCTGACCGACGCCGAGTGCGAGCGCGCGTACGCCGTCGGCATCGACGTGAACACCGCGTTCCTGGCGGCCGCCAACCGGCTGTCCGTCGGACTCGGGGCACCGGTGCACGTCAAGGAGCCGGTGTTCGACCGGAAGACGCCCGGCTCCTGGCTGGTGGACCTGTCCGGCATCGAGCTGGACCCGCGGCTGCCCAGCCCGTTCACCCCGCACGGCGGCCGCCCGGACGGCCCCGCGTGGTACGCCACGCCGACGGTGGCCTACGCGCAGGAGCTGATCGAGACGTACGGCCTGCCCGGCGCGGTCCGCCCGCTGGAGGCCTGGCTGCGCACCGGGTCGGGGCCGTACCTCGACCCCTGGTACAAGCACCTGTCGGAGGCGTACAAGGCGACGATGGCGGACCTGGGCGTCACCTCCGGCATGCCGGCCGACGCGTTCCTGGCGGCGATGGAGCACCACAAGGACGGCGACCCCGGCATGGCGGCGGTGCTCTCGGCGATCAAGTCGACGGTGAAGGGCGGCATCGGCAAGCTGCGCGAACGGCCGCAGGGCGCCGCCCACACGTACGGCGAGCGGTGGCCCGCGCTGGACCGGCCGGCGTGGCGGCCCGACATCCGCGCCGCGGTCATCGCCACGGCGAGGGTCAACATGCACCGCAAGATTCTCAAGACCGCGCTCGCCGGGCGCCCGACGCCCGCCGGTCGCCTCGTGCTCGACGAGGACGCGGCGATCCCCGTCGCCCTTCTGTCCGACTGCGCGGTCTACCTCGCCGACGGGCCCTCGCCCCTGGACTTCCTCCCGTACACGGCCGACGGGAAACCGGCACCGGGCACCTTCCGCCTCGGGGTGTCGCCCGGCATGGTCAAGCACGAGGGCACACAGTCGCTGATGTGGGCGGTCAGGTTGCTCGACGAGGGACACAACCCCGCCCGGCACATCAAGGGCGGCGACAGGGACAGCGGGGAGTAGCGGCATCCGATGGGCATCCTCGGCGACAGCCTCGACAAGGCCACGGCGAACACCGCCACGCGCCCGGCGCCCAAGGGCGCGCCCGCGCAGATGCGCTTCCTCGTCCGGCAGCTCAAAGGCACCCGGCCGGTGGCCGGGCTGCTCGGCGTGTCCCAGCGCACCGTCGAGCGGTACGTGAAGGACCAGTTGAGGAAGCCGCGCCCCGAACTGGCGGCCCGCCTCGCGGAGGAGGTCGCGAAGCGCTGGCAGCCGCGGGTCAAGGAGCGCGCCCGGAAGCACGCGGCCACCACGGGCGGGATCACCGTGGAGACCCGCGCCCGCTTCGGCTTCACCGCGGCGCCCGGCTCCACCGACGACGGCCGCATCCGCCTGATCACCCAGCACCTGCCCCCGGCGTACGCGGCCCGCCTGTTCGAGGCCCGGGAGGCGGGCGCCCCGGACGAACAGCTCCGGGCAGTCGTCGCGGAAGGCCTCCAGGAGCAGTACTTCAAGGACGGCGGCCGCCGCGCCGCGGGGCTGCTGGTGGAGTTCACGGACATCGACTACGTCGAACTCGACTTCTGAACCACCCCGTTGATCAGGCGATTTCCGGCGGAACCACTCCTTCCCTGTATGTGATCCGTAACAGACCAACGGGGCAGACGCGTCGAGGGCGATTCCTGGTGCACACTCTGCATGCCATCGAAAGTCGAGAGCGGCCGCCCGCGGCCGACCACGGGGGAACACCATGAGCACTCCTGCCTGCAGGAACCACAAGAGCGCCAAGGGTTGGAAGTCCTACGCCACCGGAGCCGCGGTGGTCGCCGCGCTGCTCGCGTCCACGGCGTGCCAGCCGACCGCGGCCGACGGTTCGGACGACCCCAAGGCCTCGGACCGGCCGAGCGCGACGGGTTCGGCGAAGCCGAGCGGCACGGCTTCGGCGCAGCCGGGCGGCAGTTCGGGCAACACCGGTGGAACCGGCGGGACCGGTGGTAGCGGCGACAAGGACACCATCGCCGCCTGCACCCAGGACGCACTCGCGGTGTCCGCCGTGAAGGAGCCCGCGGACAGCAAGGAGGCCAGGCACCTCCTCATCACCGTCCAGAACGCCGGCGACAAGAAGTGCAACCTCTACCACTACCCTCACGTGCGGCTCGGTGCCAATGCCCGGACCACGGTTCCCGTGATCCAGGACAGTGACCCCGACCCGGGGGCACCCGTCACCATCGCTCCGGGCGAGGAGGCACACGCCGCTCTGCTCGCGAGCGGCGGCGCCAGGGACGAGTACGAGGCGAAGAGCATCACCCTCAGGCTGCACGGCCGCAAGCTCGGCAGCACCGCGAGCGAGCCGATCGACGTGCCCATGCCCGTCGACACGTTGTACGCGGACGACGGTCAGCTGGTCACCTACTGGACGACCGCTTCCGGCGCAGCCCTGGACTTCATCACGTCGAAGTGACGGATCCCGACCGGGACCGCAGCACTGACGGCGGCCGTGCCCCGGCGGGGACGACTCCCGCCGGGGCTCGGTGCGAGGCCGGTGGTCAGCCCTGCTGCCGCGCCCGGTACAGGTCGCGCAGCAGGGCGATCTCGGCGCCGTGGTGGAGGAGTTCCTGATTGACCCACCAGACGATGTCGAGGAACGGGTCCTCGTCGTAGCTCCCGTGCGGGTACGTGCAGTATCCGACGGTGTCGAGCGCGGCGTCGTCCAGCTGTGACAGCGCCTGCCGCCAGGCCTCGGCCCCGGCGTCGAACGCCGCGATCGCGCCGACGGCGTCGCCGCTGCTGCGGTAGTCGTCCCGGGTGAGCGTGCCCGTGCGCCCCGTGTGGTCGGCGGCCACGGTCAGCAGCTCGCTCAGGTGGCTCAGGCGCCAGGCGATCGTCGTGAACGGCGGCGGCGTGGGATGCGGGCCGGCCGCGGAGTCACGCCCCCAGTCGCCCGCACCGGTCAGCTCGGTCGCGCGCGGCCCCGGCCCCTGCGCACGCTCCCGCACCGACCAGCACCCGGGCACCGGTTCCCACAGGTACTCCTCGTCGGTCATGGGCTCGACCTCGACGCCCGTTCCGTTGCCGCTGTCCATGACGGGCCCCGCCATCCGGCCGGTGAGGCGCTCGCGCGCGAAGTCGAACTGCTCCAGCAGCGGCGCCAGACGGGGTGGAAGGGGGGTCGTCGTCATCGCGCGCTCCTGGTCGCCGGGGTTCGGTCCGCGTCCGGCACCCTCCCATGGTCGTGGGCGTGGACGCAGCCCATTTACGGCGCCTGCGGCGCCCTTCCCCGCAGGAGCCGCGAATCCCCTGACAGCCCCTGACAGGGAAGGCGCCTACGGTCGACGCGCGGGCGACCGTCCCGCCACCCCGTCGAGGAGGACACCACAGTGGTCCCGAACCCCCACCCGAACCCGGAGGCCGACCCGCACCCGGTCGTGGACGCGAGCGGCCTCTCCGTCATCGAACTCCGCCAGTACACGCTGCGCCCCGGGCGGCGCGACGAACTGGTCTCGCTCTTCGACCGGGAGTTCATCGAACCCCAGGAAGCCGCCGGAGCCGCGATCCTCGGCCAGTTCCTGGACCTCGACGACCCCGACCGGTTCGTCTGGCTGCGCGGCTTCACCGACATGACGGCACGTCACCGGGCGCTCACCGCCTTCTACGGCGGACCGGTGTGGGCCCAGCACGGACCCCGCGCCAACGCGACCATGGCCGACTCCGACGACGTCCTGCTCCTGCGGCCCGCCCCGGCCGGGAACGGCCTCGTCGCCCCCTCCGGGCGGCCGCCGGCCGGGACCCCGGCACCGGACCGGTTCGTCTCCGCCACCGTCTGGTTCTTCCCGCCCGGACGGAACAACGGCTCCGAACTCATCCAGCAGCGCCTGCTGCCCGTGCTCCGCCGCACGGGACCCGCCCCGCTCGCGGTCCTCACCACCGAGACGGCACCCAACACCTTCCCGCGGCTGCCCGTCCGCACCGGAGTGAACGTCGTCGCGGTCCTCACCTCGTACGCGGACGGAGAAGCCCACCGCGCACACGTCGCGGCCACGTCGGCCCATCCCCTCGTACGGGACGACATCCTGCCGGCCGTCCAGCGGGAGCAGACGGCACCACCCCAGCTCCTGCGGCTGGCCCCCACGGGCCGCTCGCTCATCC is a window encoding:
- a CDS encoding metallophosphoesterase, whose amino-acid sequence is MNLLAMSDLHTRHSENRAFIDGLRPESPDDWLLVAGDVAETTTDIVRTMSLLRDRFGTVIWTPGNHELWTTPADPVQLRGEARYQYLVAALRDLGVITPEDPYPHWPGPDGPVVVAPLFVLYDYSFRRPGMHTKDEALKAAHDAGVVCTDEFVLHPDPYPSRDAWCRARVEYTRARLDAIDPTLPTVLVNHFPLVREPTRILRWPDFALWCGTEATADWHTRYRSAAVVHGHLHIPRTVVVDGVPHHEVSLGYPREWTRRAQEPVGLHRILPGGRPAPTASTP
- the tap gene encoding telomere-associated protein Tap — protein: MPNEQETLFSAVDALLEQVAQDPLPPPAERKRLREAAGLTQDQVAKVLNTRRESIGNWESGRSEPRPPKRAAYARLLDGLADRFPPEPEPEPEPEPEPAAQAEPEPAPQPEPQLASGLRPEPEPQSKPQPEPEPHAAVPPAAPPAPAAADVPPPAEPHVPPQATAPVAAPARTRAPAARRPAASAPSPETSADDGFANGPLGVLDGDGALYCTGGLVLDCPARTIPALAEWTLAESRLGAPRLHPWGKDADPLIVLTAAAAERLGLPPVLEDRRGLRLPENHKAVRQVTRAGWRLTRRGFGPWARIYRPADGGRRQCVQLAVLPWGALDSRSWGDAADLEPAELARVLGVYATRVITPRGSTAVCGLEAMTALRPPTRAVRDEQTGAWVSGPVPGSLTHPVDPAPPEAPAEHPAVAALYPRGHQRTPAEVLEEEAYDWIRDPQLLTDAECERAYAVGIDVNTAFLAAANRLSVGLGAPVHVKEPVFDRKTPGSWLVDLSGIELDPRLPSPFTPHGGRPDGPAWYATPTVAYAQELIETYGLPGAVRPLEAWLRTGSGPYLDPWYKHLSEAYKATMADLGVTSGMPADAFLAAMEHHKDGDPGMAAVLSAIKSTVKGGIGKLRERPQGAAHTYGERWPALDRPAWRPDIRAAVIATARVNMHRKILKTALAGRPTPAGRLVLDEDAAIPVALLSDCAVYLADGPSPLDFLPYTADGKPAPGTFRLGVSPGMVKHEGTQSLMWAVRLLDEGHNPARHIKGGDRDSGE
- the tpg gene encoding telomere-protecting terminal protein Tpg is translated as MGILGDSLDKATANTATRPAPKGAPAQMRFLVRQLKGTRPVAGLLGVSQRTVERYVKDQLRKPRPELAARLAEEVAKRWQPRVKERARKHAATTGGITVETRARFGFTAAPGSTDDGRIRLITQHLPPAYAARLFEAREAGAPDEQLRAVVAEGLQEQYFKDGGRRAAGLLVEFTDIDYVELDF
- a CDS encoding DUF4232 domain-containing protein, which translates into the protein MSTPACRNHKSAKGWKSYATGAAVVAALLASTACQPTAADGSDDPKASDRPSATGSAKPSGTASAQPGGSSGNTGGTGGTGGSGDKDTIAACTQDALAVSAVKEPADSKEARHLLITVQNAGDKKCNLYHYPHVRLGANARTTVPVIQDSDPDPGAPVTIAPGEEAHAALLASGGARDEYEAKSITLRLHGRKLGSTASEPIDVPMPVDTLYADDGQLVTYWTTASGAALDFITSK
- a CDS encoding DinB family protein, whose translation is MTTTPLPPRLAPLLEQFDFARERLTGRMAGPVMDSGNGTGVEVEPMTDEEYLWEPVPGCWSVRERAQGPGPRATELTGAGDWGRDSAAGPHPTPPPFTTIAWRLSHLSELLTVAADHTGRTGTLTRDDYRSSGDAVGAIAAFDAGAEAWRQALSQLDDAALDTVGYCTYPHGSYDEDPFLDIVWWVNQELLHHGAEIALLRDLYRARQQG
- a CDS encoding NIPSNAP family protein — its product is MVPNPHPNPEADPHPVVDASGLSVIELRQYTLRPGRRDELVSLFDREFIEPQEAAGAAILGQFLDLDDPDRFVWLRGFTDMTARHRALTAFYGGPVWAQHGPRANATMADSDDVLLLRPAPAGNGLVAPSGRPPAGTPAPDRFVSATVWFFPPGRNNGSELIQQRLLPVLRRTGPAPLAVLTTETAPNTFPRLPVRTGVNVVAVLTSYADGEAHRAHVAATSAHPLVRDDILPAVQREQTAPPQLLRLAPTGRSLIR